A genome region from Calliopsis andreniformis isolate RMS-2024a chromosome 2, iyCalAndr_principal, whole genome shotgun sequence includes the following:
- the LOC143188457 gene encoding UDP-glucuronosyltransferase 2A2: MSLLVKLCACLYLVHIVSSSTLTAPPQSAVVVAFEDIYDLSLLANTLSDQGIDATLIIPTSHEKELYETLIDVEILTLNVQFEESAYPETKAIQACEVLLKDEQIAKKIREIQPTFTIFPAFRHDGCLIPWTKTIESIPVIWTRNRDEEVYVFEYTGAALPVQNTGFWTRLRTSFSQRSIFSTARDEYAAYALRIAGKYLPETGLNLDNLYADVRLILWGGDVVLRSDFAPLTQLIAEVGCHHCRGPHPLQGELHKALIEHRLGTIVVLLDENYETLIKELAQKLPQGREGQAVVWKNMKWQSTDVALPDNLFVHSTIDRQDLIGYSRTRVVLSHCADTEFLEVGFHGTPVICFPRNSLESKNAARAVQLGFARSAEELRAISSEEVSNAVNQLHEAIDYRENARKVSLAIRDRINPAVDRLIYWLRYTARAKDGNLEFLMPMSSARTFNEDLQFFLGLFVGSILGVFSTIGCTLARYLVISKRTQRSKGRYTR, translated from the exons ATGTCTTTACTCGTCAAATTATGCGCCTGCCTCTACCTCGTTCACATCGTGAGTAGTTCAACCTTGACTGCACCCCCACAATCGGCAGTGGTAGTGGCTTTCGAGGATATCTACGATCTGTCATTGCTAGCGAATACTCTATCGGATCAAGGGATCGATGCAACTTTAATAATACCAACGTCCCACGAAAAGGAGCTCTACGAGACTTTGATCGATGTCGAAATTCTGACACTAAACGTTCAGTTCGAAGAATCTGCGTACCCTGAAACCAAGGCGATTCAGGCCTGCGAGGTACTGTTAAAAGACGAACAGATTGCGAAGAAGATACGAGAGATCCAGCCGACCTTTACCATATTCCCTGCATTCAG GCACGATGGCTGCTTGATCCCCTGGACTAAAACGATAGAGTCGATACCAGTGATATGGACTCGGAACCGAGACGAAGAGGTTTACGTGTTCGAGTAcacgggcgctgctctaccagttcAGAACACAGGATTTTGGACGCGACTGCGGACGAGTTTCTCACAGAGGTCAATATTCTCGACGGCCCGAGACGAGTACGCGGCGTATGCTCTCCGGATAGCGGGAAAATACTTGCCAGAGACCGGTCTCAATTTAGACAATCTCTACGCAGATGTTCGCCTCATACTCTGGGGTGGCGACGTCGTCCTGCGGTCGGACTTTGCTCCGCTCACGCAGCTGATAGCCGAA GTCGGCTGTCATCACTGCAGAGGACCACACCCGTTGCAGGGGGAGCTGCACAAGGCGTTGATCGAGCATAGGCTGGGAACGATTGTGGTTCTCCTGGATGAAAATTATGAGACGTTGATTAAGGAGTTGGCACAGAAGTTGCCGCAAGGCAGGGAAGGCCAGGCGGTCGTTTGGAAGAACATGAAGTGGCAAAGCACGGACGTTGCATTGCCGGACAATCTTTTTGTTCACTCGACGATTGATCGCCAAGACCTGATAG GGTACAGTCGCACGAGAGTGGTGCTGAGCCACTGCGCAGACACCGAGTTCCTGGAAGTAGGTTTCCACGGGACACCAGTGATATGTTTCCCCAGGAATTCCTTGGAGTCCAAGAACGCGGCTCGAGCGGTTCAGTTGGGTTTTGCTCGCTCCGCTGAAGAACTCCGCGCCATAAGCAGCGAGGAAGTATCGAACGCGGTGAACCAGCTTCACGAGGCGATAGATTACCGCGAGAATGCTCGAAAGGTCTCCTTGGCTATCCGTGATAGGATAAATCCTGCGGTGGACAGGCTTATTTACTGGCTACGCTACACGGCGCGTGCCAAAGACGGGAACCTGGAGTTTCTGATGCCGATGAGCTCTGCGAGAACGTTCAACGAGGACCTCCAGTTCTTCCTTGGCTTATTCGTGGGCAGTATCTTGGGGGTCTTCTCGACAATCGGTTGCACGTTGGCGCGTTATTTAGTAATATCTAAAAGAACGCAGAGATCGAAGGGGAGATACACGCGGTAA